From a region of the Solanum stenotomum isolate F172 chromosome 2, ASM1918654v1, whole genome shotgun sequence genome:
- the LOC125856074 gene encoding uncharacterized protein LOC125856074, producing MARVNQASYTKEDQVSPLCFKLTQEQLDKEKERNENIKKMLSHMEDLQEHMKGALLEMPGYAKFVKELVTKKRILDYETIESLHSCSAIMTKELITKREDPGAFTIPCTIGMLQFAKALCDLGASINLMPYAIYKQLGLGEPKATTMRLLMADRSIKHPIGIFYDILVKVDRFIFPANFVILDRDIDVEVPIILGRPFLATGRALVDVESGKLKFHANDDEVTFNIYKSMKQPSDIHVVSAEDVIDEAVASVSHLLRKNEPLESILANHDELEIQEYDEMIAALTVLGAYA from the exons ATGGCGAGAGTAAATCAAGCTTCGTACACTAAAGAAGATCAAGTTTCCCCTCTGTGTTTCAAGCTGACGCAAGAGCAACtcgataaagaaaaagagaggaatgaaaacatcaaaaagatgTTGTCTCACATGGAAGATTTACAAGAGCACATGAAAG GAGCATTGCTGGAGATGCCAGGGTATGCTAAATTTGTGAAAGAGCTAGTAACCAAGAAGAGGATCTTGGATTATGAAACGATTGAATCGCTTCATAGTTGCAGTGCGATCATGACAAAGGAGTTAATCACTAAAAgagaagaccctggtgctttcaccaTCCCGTGTACTATTGGAATGCTCCAATTTGCCAAGGCTTTATGTGACCTAGGAGCAAGCATCAACTTGATGCCATACGCCATATACAAGCAACTTGGATTGGGAGAACCAAAGGCAACTACAATGAGACTTCTCATGGCAGATCGATCGATCAAACATCCTATTGGAATCTTCTATGATATCTTGGTCAAAGTAGATCGGTTCATATTTCCAGCTAACTTTGTGATTTTAGACCGTGACATTGATGTTGAGGTccccattattttgggaaggccATTCTTAGCAACCGGCAGAGCATTAGTAGATGTTGAAAGCGGCAAGTTGAAATTCCATGCAAATGACGATGAGGTAACTTTCAACATCTACAAATCCATGAAACAACCAAGTGATATCCATGTAGTGTCTGCTGAAGATGTTATAGATGAGGCGGTGGCAAGTGTGAGCCATCTGTTGCGCAAGAATGAGCCTCTTGAGTCAATACTTGCAAATCATGACGAATTGGAAATTCAGGAATATGATGAAATGATCGCAGCCCTAACAGTGTTAGGAGCATATGCATGA